The DNA window CTGGGACTCGGCATTGCCATGCCGCTGCTGGTGATGTGGACCAGTGCAATCGCGTTATTGGGCGGAATGGTCGCAGCCGAATGGCAGTTAGGTTTAAACCATCAGTACTTTCTGACTACATTGCCCGACGCTGTGCCGATTGCCAACTTGTGGCTCGGATTGGGCAAAGGAATTGTGTGCGGCATGGTGATCGCGCTCATTGCCTGCCATTTCGGTTTAAGGATCAAACCGAACACGGAAAGCCTCGGTGAAGGCACTACTACATCGGTGGTAACCGCAATCACCATGGTGATTATTATCGACGCGATTTTCGCCGTGCTATTTTCCGACGTAGGACTCACCTAGCGATGAGCAAACGCGAGTGTATTATCGAGATCGAATCGCTGTACACACGATTCGGCAATCATACTGTCCATCGCGATATCAATTTACAAGTCTACCGGGGTGAAATTCTGACACTCATTGGCGGATCGGGCAGCGGAAAAACGACACTATTGCGCCAAATGCTCGGATTGGAGCAACCCGCGCAAGGCAGCGTCAAAATTTTCGGCAGCAGCGGTGCCGATCCCGGCTTCGACCAGCAAAAAAAATGCGTGCGCAGCCGCTCGGGGGTGCTTTTTCAACAAGGCGCATTGTTTAGCGCGCTGACGGTGTTTGACAACGTCGCACTGCCTTTACGTGAGCTGCATACGTTAAGTGAAGATATGATTCGCGATCTCGTCATGATCAAACTCGATATGGTGGCCATCGAACCAGAGCATGCGAACAAAATGCCGGCCGCTTTATCCGGCGGCATGATCAAGCGTGTCGCTCTGGCGCGCGCGCTGGCCTTGGATCCGGAAGTGCTGTTTCTCGACGAACCGACTGCCGGATTGGATCCCGAGTTGAGTGAAAGCTTCGTCGAGCTGGTGCTGGCGTTGCGTAACGAAATGGATCTGACCATTGTCATGGTAACGCACGATCTGGATACGCTAGTCGCACTATCGGACCGGATTGCCGTTTTAGCGGATCAGCGGGTCGTGGTCATCGGCACCTTGGATGAAATTTACCGCCATCCGCACCCTTTCATCACCAGCTTTTTCAAAAGTATACGACATAAAATTGAGCAAAAAAACAACTCGGAGCACACATGGAAAACCGCGCCCACGCCCTCGTAGCCGGCATTTTTGTCATTTTCCTCAGTATCACGATCGCTTTAGTCGCGATCTGGTTTAGCGGTAGCAACATCCAGCGCACCGCTTATCTCGTCGTCACCAAGGAATCGGTGAACGGACTCAATCCGCAATCGGCGGTGCATTACCGCGGCGTTAATATCGGCAAGGTTGAAAATATCGAATTCGATCCCGGCGATCCGCAGCAAATTCTCGTGCATATCTCAGTGAACGAGAATGTTATACTGAGAAACAGCGTGTATGCGCAGCTTGGCTATCAAGGCGTTACCGGGCTGGCCTACATTCAGCTGAACGATGAGGGTATTGGCACTGAACAACTGGCGAGCGATGCGCGCATTCCGATGCGCCGTTCATTACTCGACGAAGTCGCCGGATACGGACAGGACTTGCTCAGCAACGTCAATCAATTGGTATTAAAAATGCATCACCTGCTGAACGATGAAAATCAAAATCATTTTTCTAAAATTCTGCAAAATATTCAGCATGCCACCAGTGATTTTGACGGTATCGCGGAGCATTTGCAGCCGGTATTGCATTCTTTCACCGAATTGACAAGCGAATCCGCCACCCTGGTCAAGCGATTGGATCAGTTGTTGGGTGAAATTAATATTACCGTAGGCAAAATTAATCAGAAAGACGGTATTTTCGATAGCTTATCGCAAAGCACACAAGAGCTGACAACGACCATTCCGGAATTGCGCAAGGTCAGCGACAGTATTGTTCGTAGTTCCAATAATTTGGACAAAGTGCTTCATCAATTGGAAGAAAACCCGCAAAGCGTGTTGTTTGGCCGTACTCCCACCCTGCCGGGGCCTGGAGAAGCCGGTTTTGTTCCACCCAGCAGGAATACCCAATGAGCAAAATATCTTTATTACTGCTGATCATCTGCCTGCTACCGGGTTGTGCTTTTCTGCACAAATCACAACCGGCAGCCGTTTATGATTTCGGTATGCAATCGGCAATCCAGGCCCAGCAAACATCTCAGCAAGCGCAACTGCGAAGGAAAAGCCTACTGGTTGCCGAAACGACGGCACCCTCCTGGCTGG is part of the Gammaproteobacteria bacterium genome and encodes:
- a CDS encoding ATP-binding cassette domain-containing protein, encoding MSKRECIIEIESLYTRFGNHTVHRDINLQVYRGEILTLIGGSGSGKTTLLRQMLGLEQPAQGSVKIFGSSGADPGFDQQKKCVRSRSGVLFQQGALFSALTVFDNVALPLRELHTLSEDMIRDLVMIKLDMVAIEPEHANKMPAALSGGMIKRVALARALALDPEVLFLDEPTAGLDPELSESFVELVLALRNEMDLTIVMVTHDLDTLVALSDRIAVLADQRVVVIGTLDEIYRHPHPFITSFFKSIRHKIEQKNNSEHTWKTAPTPS
- a CDS encoding MCE family protein, which encodes MENRAHALVAGIFVIFLSITIALVAIWFSGSNIQRTAYLVVTKESVNGLNPQSAVHYRGVNIGKVENIEFDPGDPQQILVHISVNENVILRNSVYAQLGYQGVTGLAYIQLNDEGIGTEQLASDARIPMRRSLLDEVAGYGQDLLSNVNQLVLKMHHLLNDENQNHFSKILQNIQHATSDFDGIAEHLQPVLHSFTELTSESATLVKRLDQLLGEINITVGKINQKDGIFDSLSQSTQELTTTIPELRKVSDSIVRSSNNLDKVLHQLEENPQSVLFGRTPTLPGPGEAGFVPPSRNTQ